From Gammaproteobacteria bacterium, the proteins below share one genomic window:
- a CDS encoding polymer-forming cytoskeletal protein, with translation MFGRKKGFSAARIDTLVGQGTEINGDLVFSGGLHVDGTINGNVVAEQGSTAILILSEFGCIEGEVKVPNMVLNGEIVGDVYGSTRVELAPKSRIKGSVYYNLIEMAIGAEVNGGLVHQPQGEQLPKRLEDKSNNREGNNNHGSNKVEPVADN, from the coding sequence ATGTTTGGTAGAAAGAAAGGTTTTAGCGCAGCTCGGATAGATACACTCGTCGGCCAGGGCACCGAGATTAACGGTGACCTCGTTTTTTCGGGTGGTCTGCATGTCGATGGCACTATTAATGGTAACGTGGTTGCCGAGCAAGGCAGTACCGCTATCCTCATCCTCAGTGAATTTGGTTGTATCGAGGGCGAAGTCAAGGTGCCCAACATGGTGCTTAATGGCGAGATCGTCGGTGACGTCTATGGCTCGACACGCGTCGAACTGGCGCCCAAATCGAGGATCAAGGGCAGCGTTTACTATAATCTGATCGAAATGGCGATCGGCGCCGAAGTCAATGGCGGCCTTGTGCACCAGCCCCAGGGTGAACAGTTGCCGAAGCGCCTCGAAGACAAATCGAACAATCGTGAAGGCAATAACAATCACGGCAGCAATAAGGTTGAACCGGTAGCCGATAATTAA
- the argC gene encoding N-acetyl-gamma-glutamyl-phosphate reductase, whose protein sequence is MIKIGIIGGTGYTGVELMRLLAQHPHARVEVITSRSEAGNAVAELFPNLRGLVDLNFSEPAVDSYRDCDLVFFATPNTTAMNQAAELLAAGIRIIDLAADFRIKHVPTWEQWYGATHACPELVDEAVYGLPELNREAIRDARLVANPGCYPTSVILALIPLLVNRLIEPGSIIADCKSGTSGAGRNASIGKGFCEVTESVKAYAVSGHRHLPEIKAILQTLDAEADLVFTPHLMPMIRGIHATVYADARDSADPVQSLYEDYYRSEPFVDVMPAGAHPETRSVRGSNICRIAVHYLEAANKYVVLSVEDNLVKGAAGQAIQNMNLMFGLDETAGLDAVGMMP, encoded by the coding sequence ATGATAAAGATTGGAATAATTGGTGGTACTGGGTATACCGGTGTGGAATTGATGCGTTTGCTGGCGCAGCATCCGCATGCCCGCGTAGAAGTTATAACCTCCCGCAGCGAGGCCGGTAATGCCGTTGCTGAACTGTTTCCGAATCTCCGCGGCCTGGTTGACCTGAATTTCAGTGAGCCCGCCGTGGATTCCTACCGGGACTGTGATCTCGTGTTTTTTGCGACACCCAATACAACCGCGATGAACCAGGCCGCGGAATTGCTTGCCGCCGGCATCAGGATTATTGACCTGGCAGCGGATTTCAGGATTAAGCATGTTCCGACCTGGGAACAATGGTACGGCGCGACCCATGCCTGTCCGGAGCTGGTTGACGAGGCTGTTTATGGCTTGCCCGAATTGAACCGCGAGGCGATTCGGGACGCGCGCCTGGTTGCGAACCCGGGCTGCTATCCGACCTCCGTTATACTCGCACTGATTCCGCTGCTGGTTAACCGCTTGATTGAACCCGGATCAATCATAGCCGATTGTAAATCGGGAACCAGCGGTGCCGGTCGTAATGCCAGTATCGGTAAGGGTTTCTGCGAAGTCACTGAATCCGTCAAGGCTTACGCGGTCTCCGGACATCGCCATCTGCCTGAAATAAAAGCAATCCTGCAAACTCTCGATGCGGAAGCCGATCTCGTATTTACTCCGCACCTGATGCCGATGATTCGCGGCATTCACGCGACCGTTTACGCCGATGCAAGGGATTCGGCGGACCCGGTGCAGAGCCTGTACGAGGATTATTACCGCAGCGAACCTTTTGTTGACGTGATGCCGGCGGGCGCGCATCCTGAGACCCGCAGCGTCCGCGGTTCCAATATCTGCCGCATAGCGGTACATTACCTAGAGGCTGCCAACAAGTATGTCGTGCTGTCGGTAGAGGACAATCTGGTAAAAGGTGCAGCCGGACAGGCAATCCAGAATATGAATCTGATGTTTGGCCTGGATGAAACTGCCGGGCTTGACGCCGTGGGGATGATGCCTTGA
- the erpA gene encoding iron-sulfur cluster insertion protein ErpA — protein MALGPASGDVLLEFSDSAVNKLKAIQAEEGNPDLMLRVSVYGGGCSGFQYTFSLDEEVKPTDKTVAKDGVTLIIDQKSYQLLAGSEVDYREGLEGAMFVVNNPNATSTCGCGASFSI, from the coding sequence ATGGCACTGGGACCCGCTTCCGGTGACGTTCTGCTTGAATTTTCTGATTCCGCGGTCAACAAGCTCAAGGCGATCCAGGCCGAGGAAGGCAATCCCGACCTGATGCTGCGGGTGTCGGTCTATGGCGGCGGCTGCTCCGGATTTCAGTACACCTTTTCGCTCGACGAAGAAGTTAAACCGACTGATAAAACCGTTGCAAAAGACGGGGTTACGCTGATTATCGACCAGAAAAGCTACCAGTTGCTGGCAGGTTCCGAGGTCGACTATCGCGAGGGACTCGAAGGCGCGATGTTCGTTGTCAACAATCCGAATGCAACCTCGACCTGTGGTTGCGGCGCGTCGTTTTCGATTTAA
- a CDS encoding HEAT repeat domain-containing protein — protein MDTVKTTALTFITIVACLMLLLAPDSYRGEAPISGRLPDKQDLTAISQPQTAFRIEREQPESVDLDESLLIERDKPESMTDSPPATQAADWTLILYPELARIEALENQSTDTASSELSPMLSNDDPVIRLAAIESLGDMTNQHNIPALSAALNDSNPQLRIAVLEALALQEDESVVSSIEPYLYDEYRKVRVAAIEALAELESETAVPALAGLLSDPDTLIRHHAVNALGDIGGISAISYLMQARYDPDETIRANAEAILIELDS, from the coding sequence ATGGACACAGTCAAAACTACAGCGTTAACGTTTATCACGATTGTCGCCTGCCTGATGCTGCTGCTGGCTCCGGATAGCTACCGGGGCGAGGCACCAATAAGCGGCAGGCTACCTGACAAGCAGGATTTAACGGCGATCAGCCAGCCGCAAACCGCTTTCCGTATCGAGCGCGAACAACCTGAATCGGTCGATTTAGATGAATCGCTGCTGATCGAGCGGGATAAGCCCGAATCCATGACTGATTCACCGCCGGCAACGCAAGCGGCGGACTGGACACTGATTCTCTACCCGGAGCTTGCCCGGATCGAAGCGCTGGAGAATCAATCCACGGATACAGCCTCCAGTGAGCTTTCGCCGATGCTGTCCAACGACGATCCGGTGATCCGCCTCGCCGCGATTGAATCGCTGGGGGATATGACCAATCAGCATAACATTCCAGCGCTGTCGGCAGCATTGAACGACTCCAATCCTCAATTGCGCATCGCAGTGCTCGAGGCACTGGCGCTACAGGAAGATGAATCGGTGGTGAGCAGTATCGAGCCTTATCTATACGATGAATACCGCAAAGTCAGAGTGGCTGCGATCGAGGCACTCGCAGAGCTCGAGAGCGAAACCGCGGTGCCTGCGTTGGCGGGACTTTTATCCGACCCGGATACGCTGATCCGGCATCACGCGGTCAATGCGCTGGGTGATATTGGTGGCATAAGCGCAATTTCGTATCTAATGCAGGCGCGCTACGATCCGGACGAGACGATTCGGGCGAACGCCGAAGCTATTTTGATCGAACTGGATAGTTAG